The genomic window aggaaaatagctATCTGTGCCAAAGTTCATGGGTGTATGTAAACAGGAAAGAGCTGAACTtacaagagaaattaaagatctgCTTAGGGATGGTAGTGGTATTGGCAAAGATGTGTGAAACTTGCCACCATTAAAAGTGCAGCTAACAAAGCTCTAAGCTTGACCTCGTATTTCCAGTCTCTAAGGGGAAGAAAGTCTGCCCAAGAACAGGATGTGAGATGAGGGATTGTGccgaatgaagaaaatgaaaggatggtCGGCAACAAAGTTCTCCTCGTGCACCACCATGGCGAAGGTGGCAATGCCTGCCGTAGCGGCCGCCGCCTCTGTGCCCTCTTCATTCACTTCCACAAAGGACTTGTGGACAATTTTTGATATGAAAAGATCCCTGGCTCCTGACATGCCAGACAGATCAGCCTTGCGACTAAAGAGATCCTCTATACCCAGGTGGGCTAGGTGGGAGTTCAGGTCATAGCTCTCCTCCAGTTTGAACTTGGGCAAGTAGACGTTGACTTCAACCCAATCCAGATTCTCAGCTTTGGTCCACTCATGCAGTTTTTCCAGAGTCAACTGTTCCTCAATCTGGAATGAGAATGGGCAAAAAGAAGAGGTGAGGACAATTTTATGTAAGCAAACTAGTAAAACATTATTGAAATGAATGGACCTATTATATCAGTTGCTAATTAGTCTCCTCCGTGTCTTGTCCCCAGACAGATTGCATTTGgaagatgtcatttctttccaGGGACTGGAGATAATATAATAGAGCTGTTCCCTGACAGTAGCTGAAAATGTAAACTTTGGGCTTTGGAGTAGAATGACAAAGCACTGGAAATGAAAGAACCATCCATAAGCACACACCAAGCACCGGCCACTACCACACAAGGCAGGTAGATACAACCGGAAGAGACACGAAGCATGAAGCTGGGAGCTGTTACCTTCTTGAGACCCGTGGACCCATCCTCAATGTCATCGGGCAGCAGGATAATCATGCTGAGCTCCTTGCCCCGGTAAGGCAGTTCCAGCACACGGCACTGAAGGTCCTGGATGTAGCCAAATGGGAGTTTCTTCTTCTGATACATCATTTTCACggtttttttgtctttctgaagAGTTGAAAACAAACGAACGACTCACTCacatttttatccccattctctTCGAGCCAAGAGTAAGTTTAGGCAGTTACCTCTCTCTTACCTTATTCAGTCGGAACGGGGTATCCGCAGTGCCTTCCTTCCGGAACTCATCCTCCCAGCTGCCTTTGAAATAGATGGCGTTCACCAGCACAAGTTTAGTCATGCTGTCAACCATACCTGCAGCCAACAGTTCTGGAATCTTCCCTAAAAAGATAAAGTTAGCTTTTTTCAAATAAATCCATGTATCAGAATTCCAAATTGGAACTAACATTTGATTAGCACTGAAATGCAATCCAAAAGCACATTTTGTACTTAATTTTCCTTTCACGTGGTATGAAGCCCTATCAGCATGTTCCTAATTTAAATAATCCAAGTAAAGGGCTAATGAGCTAAAACAGGACATTTCTCCTTTTCTGGAGTGTATGGTAAACAATGAGATTTGTTTTGAGAATGACCattctttttcaggaaaaaaaaatatcctgaaTGAAAGTATTTTGGGGCATTAGTAAATCACTTTTTCAAATCCTCTAAGTAGaagcctactctctctctctctctctctcacatacacacacacaaaaagcaaaagcaaaaggaaaaaaaaaaaagcttttagtaCATATCCAAAAAGTAGGGCAGTTACTCCACTGAAACACAGGATACATGCTAGACCACTGACAGCGCTGCCCTGAACAACTCATTGTATGGAAGACAGGTGTTCTGCAGGTGCCCTGACTCCTCCCACGACTAAGCCAGAGGCAGCTGTGCTCGACAGTCCCAGCTACCATCCCTGATTTCTTAGACGAGAAGTGGACAAAAATTATTTATGACTACAGTGGTTTGTGAATATTCACTCACAAGTATTAgcatatttttttccatgtgtaTATGAAATAATCCGGACCAGGCTAGATTTCCCTcaaattttttattccttttattctaCATTCAAGgtgagttttcattttaaaatggacatttggggggtgcctgggtggctcagtgggttaaagcctctgcctttggctcaggtcatgatctcagggtcctgggatcgagccctgcatcgggctctctgctctgtgggaagcctgcttcctcctctctctctgcccgcctctctgtctacttgtgatttctctctgtcaaataaataaaatatttaaaaaatgaacttttgggaactTATGAGGGAAAATGTATTTAGCTACTTCAGTTAAATCATGCTGACATTTCCTCTGTGAAGAATTTTCTACGTGTGAACACTGTCCAACTGGGTGGTGCAGAGTTCATGCCCAGGATGAACCCCAGGATTCCCAGGGTCAGGATGAGGGAACAGGAAAAAGGGAGAGGCAATTGCATGCAGGTGAGGAAGCTGAAAGAAGAACGTGTGCAATGATTACATTCTGCCCTTTCTCTTACCTTCCGTCTGCCCTTTGACCCACTCATTAATCACATTCCTCGAATCTTCAGAGGCTTGCTGAA from Meles meles chromosome 5, mMelMel3.1 paternal haplotype, whole genome shotgun sequence includes these protein-coding regions:
- the SERPINB1 gene encoding leukocyte elastase inhibitor, which produces MEQLSSANTHFALDLFRALNKDNPTGNIFISPLSISSALAMIFLGTRGNTAAQVSKTLHFDMVEEIHSRFQSLNADINKRGASYILKLANRLYGEKTYNFLPEFLASTQKMYGAELASVDFQQASEDSRNVINEWVKGQTEGKIPELLAAGMVDSMTKLVLVNAIYFKGSWEDEFRKEGTADTPFRLNKKDKKTVKMMYQKKKLPFGYIQDLQCRVLELPYRGKELSMIILLPDDIEDGSTGLKKIEEQLTLEKLHEWTKAENLDWVEVNVYLPKFKLEESYDLNSHLAHLGIEDLFSRKADLSGMSGARDLFISKIVHKSFVEVNEEGTEAAAATAGIATFAMVVHEENFVADHPFIFFIRHNPSSHILFLGRLSSP